A section of the Delphinus delphis chromosome 1, mDelDel1.2, whole genome shotgun sequence genome encodes:
- the ENO1 gene encoding alpha-enolase isoform X1 yields MIEMDGTENKSKFGANAILGVSLAVCKAGAAEKGVPLYRHIADLAGNAEVILPVPAFNVINGGSHAGNKLAMQEFMILPVGAENFREAMRIGAEVYHNLKNVIKEKYGKDATNVGDEGGFAPNILENKEALELLKNAIGKAGYTDKVVVGMDVAASEFFRSGKYDLDFKSPDDPSRYITPDELANLYKSFIRDYPVVSIEDPFDQDDWEAWQKFTASAGIQVVGDDLTVTNPKRISKAVSEKSCNCLLLKVNQIGSVTESLQACKLAQSNGWGVMVSHRSGETEDTFIADLVVGLCTGQIKTGAPCRSERLAKYNQILRIEEELGSKAKFAGRNFRNPLAK; encoded by the exons ATGATAGAGATGGATGGCACGGAAAATAAAT CCAAGTTTGGTGCGAACGCCATCCTGGGCGTGTCCCTGGCTGTGTGCAAGGCTGGCGCCGCTGAGAAGGGGGTGCCCCTGTACCGCCACATTGCCGACTTGGCTGGCAATGCTGAGGTCATCCTGCCAGTTCCG GCTTTCAACGTCATCAATGGGGGCTCTCACGCTGGCAACAAGCTGGCCATGCAGGAGTTCATGATCCTCCCCGTCGGGGCCGAAAACTTCCGGGAGGCCATGCGCATTGGAGCGGAGGTATACCACAACCTGAAGAATGTGATCAAGGAGAAATACGGGAAAGACGCCACCAACGTGGGAGACGAAGGCGGGTTTGCTCCCAACATCCTGGAGAACAAAGAAG ccctggagctgctgaagaaCGCCATCGGGAAGGCGGGCTACACCGATAAGGTCGTCGTTGGCATGGATGTGGCCGCCTCTGAGTTCTTCAGGTCGGGCAAGTATGACCTGGACTTCAAGTCACCCGATGACCCCAGCAGGTACATCACACCCGACGAGCTGGCCAACCTGTACAAGTCCTTCATCAGGGACTACCCAG TGGTGTCCATCGAGGACCCCTTCGACCAGGATGACTGGGAAGCTTGGCAGAAGTTCACTGCCAGCGCGGGAATCCAGGTGGTGGGGGACGACCTCACCGTGACCAACCCCAAGCGGATTTCCAAGGCTGTGAGCGAGAAGTCGTGCAACTGCCTCCTGCTCAAAGTGAACCAGATTGGCTCCGTGACTGAGTCCCTGCAGGC GTGCAAGCTGGCCCAGTCCAATGGGTGGGGCGTCATGGTGTCACATCGCTCCGGGGAGACTGAAGACACCTTCATCGCCGACCTGGTGGTGGGACTGTGCACTGGGCAG aTCAAGACTGGTGCACCATGCCGATCCGAGCGCTTGGCCAAGTACAATCAGATCCTCAG AATTGAAGAGGAACTGGGCAGCAAGGCCAAGTTTGCCGGCAGGAACTTCAGAAACCCCCTCGCCAAGTAA